A stretch of the Lytechinus variegatus isolate NC3 chromosome 5, Lvar_3.0, whole genome shotgun sequence genome encodes the following:
- the LOC121415997 gene encoding forkhead box protein B1-like, with translation MPRPARSTYSDAKPPYSYISLTAMAIQSSQEKMLPLSDIYKFIMDRFPYYRKNTQRWQNSLRHNLSFNDCFLKIPRRPDRPGKGSYWALHPLSADMFENGSFLRRRKRFKSPRIATIDHNMQIKQIDSAKIFQEQAKIGLPPYPPPPIIPASPPMVMQKMPLSCYTSMSNSPITPTSTVTNSSKQSFTIENIISPDFKPSTTKSPATPPTPTRSSPVESIDVVKSRSAQCNRAWCDESPVARPTDMCCGQSRDHPPCNECIARMRTLLPRPILGHSPAIPVPIRPAFHGFGLPSQCSPALFQGVPAGCILPLIRRDISEHSIKA, from the coding sequence ATGCCACGCCCAGCCAGAAGTACATACAGTGATGCCAAGCCACCATACTCATATATCTCCCTAACGGCTATGGCAATTCAAAGCTCGCAGGAAAAGATGTTACCCCTGAGTGATATCTACAAATTCATCATGGACCGTTTTCCGTATTATCGCAAAAACACTCAACGCTGGCAAAATTCGTTACGGCACAATTTATCGTTCAATGACTGTTTCTTGAAGATTCCGCGCCGTCCCGACCGACCAGGGAAAGGCAGCTACTGGGCCTTGCATCCGCTCAGCGCTGATATGTTCGAGAACGGGAGTTTTCTCCGACGTCGAAAGAGATTCAAGTCTCCACGTATCGCCACCATCGACCACAACATGCAGATCAAACAGATCGATTCAGCGAAGATTTTTCAGGAGCAGGCGAAGATAGGTCTTCCACCGTACCCTCCACCACCTATCATTCCGGCGTCGCCTCCGATGGTGATGCAGAAGATGCCGCTTTCCTGCTACACTTCAATGTCCAACTCGCCTATAACACCGACATCAACGGTTACGAACTCGAGTAAGCAGTCTTTCACTATTGAAAACATCATCTCTCCTGATTTCAAGCCATCAACCACCAAATCACCGGCGACACCGCCTACCCCGACGAGGAGCTCGCCAGTCGAGAGCATCGATGTTGTGAAATCTCGATCGGCCCAATGCAACAGAGCCTGGTGCGACGAGTCTCCCGTCGCTCGCCCGACGGATATGTGCTGCGGACAGTCTCGGGATCATCCCCCGTGTAACGAATGCATCGCCAGGATGCGGACTCTTCTACCGAGACCAATTTTGGGCCATTCCCCTGCCATACCAGTCCCGATCCGACCAGCTTTCCATGGTTTTGGGTTGCCAAGTCAGTGTTCACCAGCTCTCTTCCAGGGGGTACCCGCGGGATGCATATTGCCTCTTATTCGGAGAGACATTTCGGAGCACAGCATAAAAGCGTAA